The window taaatttgaaaaatctatggttatcttttaaattgtattCATGTCAGATAAGATATTTTAAATCTTCTGCAGCTGATTTGTTTCTTGTACATCAAACATCAGTGTGAGCCTTTGGGGCTCGTTTTGTATTATCTTGAAGATTAATGTTGAAGAAAAACAGGAAATTAAGCAAATCCCATGACTCCTTCTTCATGGATTATGGCCGTAAATTTGAGAAAAGCAATGCTTACTGTATAAGTGTGTGCTGGTAAAAGTACATATATTTGATTCGTTCCTTTTCATTTCACCTTTAATGATCTTTAGACTGAACACGCTActctgtttttaaattaaattataaattaaatatatataaattatttttcaagattaatcattaacttgtatatataaatttatcacgttaacaataaagtttcaatccaaatacataatataaaatataaaaattaaaaatatataaaattaaaaaaaaacactatcaaAGTTATACccttcaagaaatataattcatttatgATCGAATCCGAATCAATATCTTCAGTAAGCTCTCGTTCAATGTAAAACATCATAGAATCTGCTAAGAACTCCTCTTCAATTTTATTGCGAAGCACGGTTTTAACATGTTTCATAACTGAAAATATCCTCTCTGTGGTGGTAGTGGAAATAGACAAAGTCAAAATAAGACGAATTAACTtgtcaatcaaatgatagtgTTGCGACTTATTAGTTTCAACTAATTATCGACATAATTcataaatgataaatatattttgaaagctCTTATGATGaattatatcaatataataatGCTCTAGCTGAGATTTCAAATCATACATCTCTTGTTTATTGAAATCTtcagaataaaatttattattgagttACAATATATCATAATGATAGTGTTGGTAAACTATCACTGATCTTTGTTGCTGACATGAACGACCTATAAACTTTTTATATGAAGTATTCATATGTGGTATATCGATCTCATATTATGTGCAAATAAATTGCACATGTGTAAGGAGAATATAAAATTCAGCATCTTTCAAAGTTTGAAGCAATGCTTTAGTAGTTGATACAAGATCTATTGCATTTAAGATATCAAGAGATTTTTGATGCAAAGCTcgacaaaataaatcaataatcatcATTATTTAATGCATCAAATACAagatgaatataaatttaaaagattttattacAATCAAACAACCACCAACTTCTCCATGTATAGAGTTAGAATATCCTTCCTTAGCCATACTTTCAAGCATAATAATAGTtgcaccatatatatatatatatatatatatatatatatatatatatatatatatattaaagtgcAAATAGAATCAAAATGTAAGCTCCACCAGATAATTCCACTTCGCTGTAAATTAACGATATAGGAGTTTCAGATTAATCAGGCGCTCCTCCTCCAAGAGTGATATTGCGTGATTCCACACGCCAGTGATAGTGATGCTGCGTGGTTCCACAATTGAAAAAAGGGTATTAacgataattaaaataaaattagaaaaataaaaaacaggtaTAGATCAAAGACATTTAATCTAGCAAGATGAAACATTTACCCGGTTGTGTTtactgaatttgtttttaaaattattatttttattcaatcaaatgatattaaaaataaacatatatattaaattgattaaataaaataaaagtgaaaaaataatatacaaggCTACACATAtcagaaatattatctaaaaataaaaaaaatattttaaaaaataaagttcttgtatacaaaagataaaaaaaaatttatagatgtatcagaataatattttcaaaaattaaatatgcgcaacatcatcaaaaaacaatctatatccaaaaaggttaaataagcaaaaacaaatcacagaggagagatattaattaaaacaaaaattcaaaaattatttaaaaaaaatatataaaaaagatatcaataaaaaaagcaatataaaaaaatagcttggTTACTGTGGCTTAACTCGTTAAACCCGAACCATGAACTTAAACGAGttcaatatcttttttctttaaaatttacatttaacatttttttttaaaaaaagggctAAAAAAAGTTCAGACTCATGGACCTATGGTCCAACATGCTCAGGTCACTAAAATGAAAAGCCTAGGAGCGCTAGCGAGccatcttagtttttttttttacttcttttaaaaataataaaccgTTGACACATCATCTGCCAAGGACGATGACATGTTGTTTGCAAGTCAAGATTCTAGCCTCCATAGTGGTAGCTAGAATATAAGAGAGCTAGTctttcgtaaaaaaaaaaaaattgattttcaaactaTTTCAACCCATAAACATCTCACTAATATCTATAAACCATTTCATCAACTCcaaataccaaaaataatattatgtaaaTGGGTGAATAATGTCAACTTAACAGGAAGCACCCTatgcattttagtttttttttttagcaaataatATTATGACAAATATATCCTTATTTCTtacaaaatatttcataaatataaCTAGAAAAAACCTTGTATAGCTTGATCGTGTTTTCACTTCCCctctatacttttaaaaattatactttatatcATGAGTTatacatgttaaataaaaatttacatcCTTAACCTtgcttgcaaaaaaaattaatgttttgaatatttataagtttgtgattatattttattttatgactaAACATCCCTtgtgatattattattacaactttgccatttaacaaaaaaacaaacccaaacCACCATTtctaacttcttcttcttcattgcaATTTGTTGTATCTTCTCGGTcacctttttatctttttcattcAAATCATTATTTGCAACATTATATtcaatatagataaaaaaaaaaaaaagacccatTCAATTAGAACACCTAGGGAACACACCCTTAATTTACCAAACCAATTAATATAGCAATTCTTCACCAAACCCACAGACCTAACTGGTTATACCCAAAACAATACCCAATGTGAAGGATATGGTTCTAGTTCTCTTCTGTCCGTCCGCTTCTTCAATCAAAGAAGATGACATGCCCATTAAAGAGTGAGTGATAATTGATCCGACAATTAATGGCCAAAATCCATGGGTGATTTGAGATTGATGGTGGCCGGTGAGGGATCAAAGATGCATCAATTTGCATCGGCTTATCTTTATACaataaagagggaaaaaggtGGTGGCTAGTGTTGAcggaaaaggggaaaaaaatatggtatttatgatatattatatatgatgGTGATTTAATCATTTTGTCTGATTTAaagatttgaattaatttgtaattccaaaaattataaggaaaaaGTGAAAATACGATCTgctataaaaagtattttatgattattctaaaattaatattttatgttttttttaaaaaagagagtcTGGAGAGTGATGTCCCGTCATTTCTTTATGAACGTCCATGTACATAGCCAACAATCCGATACAAATTCTGCTGTTCTATAAGTTCATTCACTGAAATATGATTGATAGAGAACAATACTCATTTTTAAagtaactttatatttttttagataatggaAGGAAGAAAGCAAAGGCAGTGAGGAATTTTTTCGGCAGTGGTGCATAAAGTATTTTCCTTGGCAGGCTCTTGCGTGCAGGGGTAGtcgcaaaaagaaaaagaaattcaatattGCAACTCAAACGTCGtacatttgttctttttttgatcTGTGTGTATAGCTTCCAACTTTAGATTTCATGAAATATATGGATCCATAGCTGATAATAATTACGAATCACAGTAATCTTGTCTAAACTCGCctcttaagtatttttttacccaaaatttaCTCAATCAACTGCAAGCAAATTGGCACTTCAGCTACAAGGTCTCCGATAACCTCTGTTGTCCGCAGTTCTTCACCCCGAGCTGTTTTTTCATCGCTTTCTAAATGAATCAAAGTttgttttcctctctttttgcGTTTTGATATTTCCTTCGAGTATCTGCTCTTTCAGGGTTTGGCTTCATCTGGGTTTAGCTTCTTTTCAATGCTTTTGCGcaagttttgagtttttctCGAGTGAAGTGACTTTGTGTAATTAGTTTCTTTGGTTgctgtccccccccccccctttttgtCACAGCTCTTGACCATATCtgttctgttttgttatctggtttttcttttcaaacaatttttttaattttttgtttaattaccATACCCTGGTTTTATGACTTCTGTCTGATTAAAGATGGCTATCTATTTATGGCTATTTTTAGTGAACAATATTCTTGTGTGGCCATTCCTTCGAATTTGATGCTCTCATACTGTCAATTCCACGTTTCTTGATAAATTGAAGTGCTTGCTCGGCTTAACTAGGGACGTTTTGATCCAAAATCATGGAAAATGCCATTGAAACGACATCTTCTTTCAGTTTTGATTCATCTTCTTATTTATCAAAAGGGCCTAGCAGCCATCGCGTACCAATCCCAGATGTTCCCGAGCCTGGTGTAAACCTTGAAAACTTGAGCTTAAGCAAGCTTAGTGGTAATCTTGAAAGGCTATTACTTGATGGGGAATATGATTACAGCGATGCAGAAATTGTTGTTGAGGGCATCCCTGTAGGTGTCCATAGGTGTGTATTGGCTGCTCGTAGTCAGTTCTTTCATGAGCTTTTTAAGAAGGTAGATGGTAATTCGACAAGTGGAGCTAAACCAAGGTACCTCATGTCTGATTTGATGCCTTATGGTGGGGTTGGATATGAAgcctttaatgtttttttacattatttgtATACCGGAAAGCATAAGCCGTCTCCGCCAGAAGTGTCACAATGTGTTTACGACGCTTGTGCCCATGATGCTTGCCGCCCTGCTATTAATTATGCAGTGGAATTGATGTATGCCTCCGCCACTTTTCAGATGAAAGAGCTTGTTTTGCTTTTTCAGGTAAGCTGTGATTCCGATTGTTGTTAAGGTTATTTTTCATGGATAAATTGTTAGGTTTTTCCTATGTATCCTAACTTGGAGTGATTCATAAATAGGGAATAATTGACAACTCACTGAATTGCTAGATCAAATGCGTGTTTCCTTTGCTTTTTTTGGATATTCAagataatcttatttttattagtaatatTATTCAACATATAAATTATCCTTGCAGCGGCGTCTCCTGAGTTTTATCGACAAGGCTCTTGATGAAGATGTAATCCCAATTGTTATGGCTGCCTTCCACTGCCAGCTAGACCAGCTTCTCTCTCACTGCATCGAAAGACTTGTAAGGTCAGATCTTGATAGTGTATGCATCGACAAGGAGCTCCCTCATGAAATTTCAAGTAAGGTTAAATTACTGCGCAAAAAATCTCTGGAAGAAGCTGAAAGTAGCGTTGAAGAGGTAGACCCCATGGGTGAAAAGAGAATGCGTAGAATCCACAAGGCTTTGGAGTCAGATGATGTTGAACTGGTGCAGCTTCTCTTGAGTGAATCTAATTTTACCTTGGATGATGCTCATGCTCTCCATTACGCTGTTTCCTACTGCGATCCTAAGGTTGTCAAGGAAGTTCTTGCTTTAGGCTTGGCTGATCTCAATCTTAGGAACTCCAGGGGATATACAGTACTTCACGTGGCTGCAAGGCGCAAGGAGTCATCAATCCTTGTGGCACTACTAGCTAAGGGTGCCCGTGCATCAGAAACTACAATGGATGGACGAAATGCAGTTTCAATCTGGCGTAGTTTGACTAGGCCAAAGGATTATAATGCAAACACCAAGCAAGGCCAGGAATCTAACAAAGACAGGATATGCATTGAAATCTTGGAGACAGAGATGCGTAGGACTTCAATGTCTGCAAACATATCGATGATATCGCCAGATTTGAACATGAAGCCGGACGACCTGGAAGATAGAGGTGATAAACCTTTATCTGTATCATCTAATTTCCTGTCGCCAGTGCTGAATTTATCATACATTCACTTTTTTGCACCACAAATTTGGGTAATTAGTACTAGTTACTTTGCATCTTCGTGATAGTCTGAAAAGAATTTCTGCAGCagcatgtttttataatttgttgaaCATTTTTCAGCCAAACCATAGTTTTAGTCTCAATTGTCAAGATATTTTCTACTTTACTCTTAATTCATTCTTTTACGTTCCAGCATCcgtaccaatttttttttgttcaatttactGCTCAAAAGTACAAGTTCACTTCCAATCAAGAAAGAACACAAATGTGGACATTTGTAAAGATACCATAGGGCAAGGCATGATTGTGGGCCTTAAGGCATTGGGCACACACTAGTTTAGCCCCAGCTCTGTCATCTGTAACTTCTTGAGAAAAATGCACTTTAAATCTTTGGTTGATGTCGTCAAAGTAAGTGCTAAATGCCAGTCTACTGTGTGGCAGTGGCGTTTGCACGATTGTTTTTTCCTGCTGAGGCCCGGCTAGCTAAGGACATGGCAAATGCAGATTCAACCTCAATGTACACTGCCCTTCCAGCGCCAAAATCAAAAGGCTCAAGTGGGGACACAAGGGAGGTTGATTTGAACGAGACACCTTCTGTTCAAGACAAAAGCCTCCAGTTGAGACTACAAGAACTGCGTAAAACAGGTATAATTTACTGCCATTGTCAGAAACTCCAATTTTGTTTTCCAGTAAAGTCTACAGTGCGTGACTCCCAGTTTAAAAGTCAAGCTATAAGATTTTCCTTGTGCGTTGTCTTCTTACCTTAAATGTCTTCAGACGAGTATTTCAGAGAAATCGGTCACGGATCCTGCCATATTCATCTGAATTTGCGGATCCATCTTTCTAGTTAGAGTCTTCAGGTATCACATCTGCAGTGTTGAGGTTCTAAAATAATCCTAAAAACGATCCATGAAGTGGATGAGTGCCGGCTCTAAACATGGGGCATAATAAAGAGTCGCCTTTGCGAATAAGAAAAAAGGTTTCAAATATGCTCTCATGAAGCCAACATGAATGGGAATATTATAGCTTTTTGGAAAATTTTAGTTCCCAGAACGTTCTCTTTGACAACTCACAAGACATTTGTGAAATCAAAACTTCGGGGGATTACTGAAAAAAGCTATTTTAAGGGCAATGATTATGGATTAAATCCTTTAAATCGGTCGAGATGAACACTAAGACCCTAATAATCAAATGCAACTTGCAGTAGATAGGCCTAAGTTGGTACATGTATAAACAGGAGTTGCAAGATGCGTTCTCTGATTTTTCTTTGATGGCAGTGGAGATGGGACGGCGCTATTTCCCGCATTGCTCAGAAGTTCTTGACAAGTTTCTGGATGACGATGTGCCTGATGCTCTCTACCTAGATAAGGGTACTCCTGCAGAGCAGAAAACCAAGAAGATGCGCTTCCTGGAACTTAAAGAGGATGTACAGATGGCATTTAACAAGGACATGGAGAAAAATAGATCAGTCCTCTCATCATCTTCTTCGTTCTCATCTTCTCCAAAAAGTGGTGTAACACGCAAGGCTAGGAGGAAGTGCTAGAACTTGCGTTCgccattgtttttttcccttccccAGGAACCCC is drawn from Populus nigra chromosome 5, ddPopNigr1.1, whole genome shotgun sequence and contains these coding sequences:
- the LOC133694202 gene encoding BTB/POZ domain and ankyrin repeat-containing protein NPR1-like — translated: MENAIETTSSFSFDSSSYLSKGPSSHRVPIPDVPEPGVNLENLSLSKLSGNLERLLLDGEYDYSDAEIVVEGIPVGVHRCVLAARSQFFHELFKKVDGNSTSGAKPRYLMSDLMPYGGVGYEAFNVFLHYLYTGKHKPSPPEVSQCVYDACAHDACRPAINYAVELMYASATFQMKELVLLFQRRLLSFIDKALDEDVIPIVMAAFHCQLDQLLSHCIERLVRSDLDSVCIDKELPHEISSKVKLLRKKSLEEAESSVEEVDPMGEKRMRRIHKALESDDVELVQLLLSESNFTLDDAHALHYAVSYCDPKVVKEVLALGLADLNLRNSRGYTVLHVAARRKESSILVALLAKGARASETTMDGRNAVSIWRSLTRPKDYNANTKQGQESNKDRICIEILETEMRRTSMSANISMISPDLNMKPDDLEDRVAFARLFFPAEARLAKDMANADSTSMYTALPAPKSKGSSGDTREVDLNETPSVQDKSLQLRLQELRKTVEMGRRYFPHCSEVLDKFLDDDVPDALYLDKGTPAEQKTKKMRFLELKEDVQMAFNKDMEKNRSVLSSSSSFSSSPKSGVTRKARRKC